The proteins below are encoded in one region of Thermodesulfobacteriota bacterium:
- a CDS encoding PilZ domain-containing protein gives MKNRRRSERIPVRKRVMLGVSDSYFFAQTLNVSENGIAIKSENVFPPKSRVSLQSYTGTEIIILDGMVVWSLSNMMGIKLTKTIHECERYPVH, from the coding sequence ATGAAAAATAGAAGACGCTCGGAAAGGATACCGGTCAGGAAGAGGGTTATGCTGGGGGTGTCCGATTCTTATTTCTTTGCGCAAACACTAAATGTCTCTGAAAACGGGATCGCCATCAAGTCCGAAAACGTATTTCCCCCCAAAAGCAGAGTATCACTGCAGTCATATACCGGGACCGAAATTATAATACTCGATGGAATGGTGGTCTGGTCACTTAGCAATATGATGGGCATAAAGTTGACAAAAACTATTCACGAGTGCGAAAGATACCCCGTCCATTAA
- a CDS encoding GAF domain-containing protein: protein MNYSELEHQLMQKVHLERGSVFILKLNKHGNLLEFDYPTRLKGNFIPVNAQSIAGRSIINRRPFLSNHAHAERDATFLNCLTRLNGTYKIQKMLTHPISCADTMIGVIQLIRKGETLSQAKNFHEEDLDKVKRIIENALPFVLAESA from the coding sequence ATGAACTACAGCGAGCTTGAACATCAGCTTATGCAGAAAGTACACCTGGAGAGGGGAAGTGTTTTTATCCTTAAACTAAACAAACACGGCAACTTGCTGGAATTCGATTATCCGACTAGATTAAAAGGAAACTTCATCCCGGTTAACGCTCAGAGCATCGCCGGAAGGTCGATAATCAACAGGCGACCGTTTTTATCAAACCATGCTCACGCAGAAAGGGATGCTACTTTCTTGAATTGTCTGACCAGGCTTAACGGTACTTATAAAATTCAAAAAATGCTGACCCACCCTATATCGTGTGCCGATACTATGATTGGAGTAATCCAGTTAATAAGGAAGGGAGAGACACTTTCGCAGGCAAAAAACTTTCATGAAGAAGACTTGGACAAGGTAAAGAGAATTATAGAGAATGCACTCCCGTTCGTCCTTGCCGAGTCAGCTTAG